One Streptomyces sp. BA2 DNA window includes the following coding sequences:
- a CDS encoding 3-oxoacyl-ACP synthase III family protein produces MTDIGILGTGAYVPDRIVSNDEVSAAAGVDDAWIVRKTDIRERRWAARDQATSDLATAAGRAALESAGISADQLSVIVVATSTPDRPQPPTAAYVQHNLGATGAAAFDVNAVCSGEVFALSAAEGVLARHGGHALVIGADLYSRILNPADRRTVVLFGDGAGAMVLGPGGRGARIRHLTLHTFGELTDLIQVPAGGSRLPCDQAALDAGLQYFAMDGRGVRRFVEDRLPYLTKQFLHDAGVVPDDISHFVPHQANGVLLDTVFAELALPKATMHRTLARYGNTGAASIPITLDGAARAGAFRPGDLILLAGFGGGMAAGFALVEW; encoded by the coding sequence ATGACCGACATCGGGATTCTCGGTACAGGGGCCTATGTGCCGGACCGAATCGTCTCCAACGACGAAGTCAGTGCGGCAGCAGGAGTCGACGACGCCTGGATCGTCCGCAAGACCGACATCCGCGAACGGCGCTGGGCCGCCCGCGACCAGGCCACATCGGATCTGGCCACGGCAGCCGGGCGTGCCGCGCTGGAGTCGGCCGGCATCAGCGCCGACCAGTTGTCGGTCATCGTGGTCGCCACCTCCACCCCCGACCGGCCGCAGCCGCCCACCGCGGCCTACGTGCAGCACAACCTCGGTGCGACGGGAGCGGCGGCCTTCGATGTCAACGCCGTCTGCTCCGGTGAGGTGTTCGCGCTCTCCGCGGCCGAGGGCGTGCTCGCGAGGCACGGCGGCCACGCGCTGGTCATCGGCGCCGACCTCTACTCGCGCATCCTGAACCCCGCCGACCGCAGGACGGTCGTGCTGTTCGGCGACGGTGCCGGTGCGATGGTCCTTGGCCCGGGCGGCCGGGGCGCGCGCATCCGGCACCTCACGCTGCACACGTTCGGCGAACTGACGGATCTGATCCAGGTGCCCGCCGGCGGCAGCCGGCTGCCCTGCGACCAGGCCGCCCTCGACGCGGGGTTGCAGTACTTCGCGATGGACGGGCGGGGGGTGCGGCGCTTCGTCGAGGACCGGCTGCCGTACCTGACCAAGCAGTTCCTGCACGACGCCGGTGTCGTCCCCGACGACATCAGCCACTTCGTCCCGCACCAGGCCAACGGCGTCCTGCTCGACACGGTCTTCGCGGAGCTCGCCCTGCCCAAGGCCACCATGCACCGGACTCTGGCGCGCTACGGCAACACGGGCGCCGCATCCATCCCGATCACCTTGGACGGGGCCGCCCGCGCGGGCGCCTTCCGCCCGGGCGACCTCATCCTCCTGGCCGGCTTCGGCGGCGGCATGGCGGCGGGATTCGCACTGGTCGAGTGGTGA
- a CDS encoding FAD/NAD(P)-binding protein, whose translation MTARHHTVCVIGVGPRGLSVLERLCANARSEPQDGTVHVHVVDPYPPGPGKVWRTDQSRHLLMNTVAGQISVFTDATVDMRGPLEPGPSLHEWAVTLVSGELGGDHPAHVLQEARELGPDTYPTRSFYGWYLRWAFQRIVDCAPTNLTVTVHRSRAVALDDDPEAGDGTRQTVVLSDGARLTGLDAVILCQGHLPAGPDAAEREFAARAAQWNLTHLPPANPADVDLDVLAPGMKVLLRGLGLNFFDYMAQLTVGRGGSFTRIGGRLVYHSSGQEPRLYAGSRRGVPYQARGENEKGAHGRHEPLLLTAEHVARLRRAGGRSGLDFKDDLWPLISREVEAVYYATLLRSRGDTHQAQRLKADYLEARGAERRTDAVLEAYGIGDKDRWDWELLARPYLNREFAGPRDFTGWLLDHLRQDVTEARSGNVSGPLKAALDVLRDLRNEIRLAVDHGGLHGDSYRAHLDGWYTPLNAHLSIGPPARRVEEMIALIESDVLRIVGPGMRVQADRTGYTVSSPLVPDSAVRVDALVEARLPVITLTRTDDTLLRHLRDTGQCTTYRIRKRSGQMYEADGMAVTERPFRLIDAAGHPHPRRFAFGVPTESVHWVTAAGIRPGVNSVTLTDADAIARAALARGSAHGQDVHTGRGLIHAK comes from the coding sequence ATGACAGCGAGACATCACACGGTGTGCGTCATAGGTGTCGGACCGCGCGGACTCTCCGTGCTCGAGCGACTGTGCGCCAACGCCCGTTCGGAGCCCCAGGACGGCACCGTCCACGTCCACGTGGTCGACCCCTACCCGCCGGGGCCCGGCAAGGTGTGGCGGACCGACCAGTCCCGTCACCTGCTCATGAACACCGTGGCCGGACAGATATCCGTGTTCACCGACGCCACCGTGGACATGAGGGGCCCGCTGGAGCCGGGACCGAGCCTGCACGAGTGGGCCGTGACGCTCGTGTCGGGCGAGCTGGGCGGCGACCACCCGGCGCACGTACTGCAAGAAGCCCGCGAGCTGGGTCCCGACACCTACCCGACGCGCTCGTTCTACGGCTGGTACCTGCGGTGGGCCTTTCAGCGCATCGTCGACTGCGCACCCACGAACCTCACGGTCACCGTGCACCGTTCCCGCGCCGTAGCCCTGGACGACGATCCGGAGGCCGGGGACGGGACGCGCCAGACCGTGGTGCTGAGTGACGGAGCCCGGCTGACCGGTCTCGACGCCGTCATCCTCTGTCAGGGGCATCTGCCGGCAGGACCCGACGCCGCCGAGCGGGAGTTCGCCGCCCGGGCCGCGCAGTGGAATCTCACCCACCTCCCGCCGGCCAACCCGGCGGACGTCGACCTGGACGTCCTCGCGCCGGGCATGAAGGTGCTGCTGCGCGGACTCGGGCTGAACTTCTTCGACTACATGGCCCAGCTCACCGTCGGCCGCGGCGGCTCCTTCACCCGGATCGGCGGACGGCTCGTCTACCACTCGTCCGGTCAGGAGCCCCGGCTCTACGCGGGGTCGCGGCGCGGCGTCCCCTATCAGGCCAGGGGCGAGAACGAGAAGGGTGCTCACGGCCGTCACGAGCCGCTCCTGCTCACCGCCGAGCACGTCGCGCGGTTGCGCAGGGCCGGGGGCCGCTCCGGTCTGGACTTCAAGGACGATCTGTGGCCGCTGATCTCCAGGGAGGTCGAGGCCGTCTACTACGCGACGCTGCTCAGGTCGCGTGGAGACACCCACCAGGCACAGCGGTTGAAGGCCGACTACCTCGAAGCCCGCGGGGCGGAGCGGCGGACCGACGCCGTCCTCGAGGCCTACGGCATCGGTGACAAGGACCGCTGGGACTGGGAGCTGCTCGCCCGTCCTTACCTGAACCGGGAGTTCGCAGGACCGCGGGACTTCACCGGCTGGCTCCTCGACCACTTGCGCCAAGATGTCACCGAAGCCAGGTCCGGGAACGTCAGCGGCCCGCTCAAGGCGGCACTCGACGTGCTGCGGGACCTGCGCAACGAGATCCGTCTCGCGGTCGACCACGGTGGTCTGCACGGTGATTCGTACCGCGCCCACCTGGACGGCTGGTACACCCCGCTCAACGCGCACCTGTCGATCGGCCCGCCGGCCCGGCGCGTCGAGGAGATGATCGCGCTGATCGAGTCCGACGTCCTGCGGATCGTCGGGCCGGGCATGCGGGTTCAGGCCGACCGCACCGGATACACCGTCAGTTCACCGCTCGTGCCCGATTCGGCGGTCCGGGTGGACGCGCTCGTGGAAGCGCGCCTGCCCGTGATCACGCTGACCCGCACGGACGACACGCTCCTGCGCCATCTGCGGGACACCGGACAGTGCACCACCTACCGCATCCGCAAGCGGTCCGGACAGATGTACGAAGCCGACGGCATGGCCGTCACCGAGCGGCCGTTCCGCCTGATCGACGCGGCGGGGCATCCGCATCCGCGCCGCTTCGCCTTCGGGGTGCCCACGGAGTCGGTGCACTGGGTGACGGCCGCGGGCATCCGGCCCGGGGTCAACTCGGTGACGCTCACGGACGCCGACGCCATCGCCCGCGCGGCACTTGCCCGCGGTAGCGCACACGGACAGGACGTTCACA